DNA from Triticum aestivum cultivar Chinese Spring chromosome 7D, IWGSC CS RefSeq v2.1, whole genome shotgun sequence:
tagtggcatgctcaataggcctgtgtagctcggagagtaactgccgaatccagattgtatctgcaacggcatgtgccacaacgcgatactcagcctcggccgacgaacgtgagactgtaacctgtcttttcgaagaccaagaaatcaaattgttaccaagaaaaacacaaaaaccggaagtggaccttcgagtgtcaggacaaccagcccagtctgcatcagagtatgcggtaagcgagtttggagaagaattattgaggtggagaccatgattgagagttccttttaaataccgaagaatgcgtttaacatgattatagtgaggaacccggggatcatgcatatagagacatgcttgttgaacagcaaaagagatttcaggacgagtaatggtgagatattggagagcacctattaggctacgatagagagtaggatcggaaaagggttcaccggtagccgaaagtttaaaactaggatcgacaggagtgcgagatgattgacagtcaagcataccagcacgattaagaagatcaagaatatactggcgttgggaaagaaaaaggctggaggaatctcgaacaacagcaatgcctaagaaatgatgaaggagtcctaggtcagtcatagaaaattcagatctaagaagagagacaatatgatctaagaacttttgagaggaggcggtaagaataatatcatctacatagagaagtaaataggcagtgtcagaagtttgatgatacacaaaaagagaggtgtcggagagagatggagtgaagcctattgtttgaatgaaggaggagaagccttgaaaccaagctcgtggggcctgtttaagaccgtagagagatttctgaagaagacatacatgagttggaaaggatggattttcaaaacccagaggttgctggcagtagacagtttcgtgaagggaaccatggaggaaagcatttttaacatcaagttggtgaatgggccatgaagaggagacagcaacactaagaatggtgcgaatggtgctaggtttaacaacaggagagaaggtttcttcgtaatcaattccttgttgctgagaaaagccacgacaaacccacctggctttatatcgtgagaggctcccatcggagtggaacttttggcgaaaaatccatttgccagaaacaatatttgtattgggaggacgaggaacaagttgccaggtgttgttttgaagtaaagcattatattcttcttgcatggcagcggcccaattgggatcaagtagagcagttttgtaattctttggaagagaagtgagagatacggaggtatgaaggtttaggcggtcttggggttgatgaaatcctgatttggccctagtacgcatgcgatgatcattaatcggggctgctgtaggaatagcacgagggggtaaggtgggtactggtgagtccggcgcagcggaagagtcggacgaaggagtagggctgggtagtggagtgggagcagggctgggtggtggagtgggagtaggggccgggggtgttggggagggagcaggggtcgggggtgttggggacgtctcgggtggggtgagtgtatgcttgggattggctatggtgggtgttaatggtggtggtgataagttgtgttcggcaggtaggggagtatatagttggaaaggacggggagagggggtgtttgcggagctaggggtgttggatggtgtagtagtgtgttgtgagaaaggaaaaatgtgctcaccaaacgtgacatgacgagagacatgaacgtgtccggtgtgaaggtcgagacagcgatagcctttgtgctcgtcagagaagccgagaaaagcacatgggatagagcgtggtgacaatttatttgcagaagtggcgtaggcattgggaaaacagagacagccgaaaacatgaaccgcggagtagtcggggtgggaaagaaagagggaataatagggagtagtgttgggtttagttttggAAGGttgaatatttagaaggaaggtggccatgtgtagggcttcagcccaaaacttgggaggcatagatgattgaatgaggagagtgcgaactatatcattgagggtgcgaagagagtgttctgctttaccattttgaggggaggtgtagggacatgagaacctaagcaggatgccatgttgtaagaagaaagtacgatttttaatgttatcaaactcgcgaccattatcacattggataaagcgaattgggaggaagaagtgaacagacacatagcgttcaaaattaaggaaaagagaatggacctcggatttgttgcgtacaggaaaagtccagacaaagtgggtgaaatcatctaggataacaaggtagtatttaaaacccgaaacacttgcaatgggaaaggtccataaatcacaatgtattaattcaaagggataagtgctacaagaactagaggaactaaagggaagacgcacatgtttgcctaattgacaagactcgcaaaacacagaattatgagagtccctattacatggtatggtaaattcactaagcatagaagctaagacgacggggttgggatggcccaagcgacgatgccagagatcgacggaggccagcatggatgttggaggggtggcggcaggaacgccattaagagaataaagatcaccggagctattgaaacGAGCGATCTcagccttggtcaggtaatccttcacagataaaccaaaagggtcaaattcagccgaaactagattgtcgcaagtaaattggcgaacagagatcagatttttaatgagggcgggtgcaactagaacatcgcgaagtaaaagaggtttggtggaagagggaagttgagcctgaccaacacaatatataggaatcgatgatccatctccaaggataatggaagggaaaggagatttagtgcaagaagataaccaattactagatgcagacatatgactagaggcccctgaatcaaagatccaatccgtacctgagtttccttgtgcagcaaagttattcatggcctggagaaaggcagcttgatcccagctcggcgtcgcaggtgagggtggcgtcggaagcagtgccggcggatacgatggtgaaggcagtagggccggctggggagggtagtaggcattggccggctgtggtgggggtggcgtcgggagcacggccggctgaggtgtgtagtaggcgccgccgtcgatgctgtaatgaccataaggagcatacgtcggggcggcgtgataggcattggccggctgtcgggggttgagaaccccgggagcaccagtaggcggccgaaggccgggtttccaggcacctgagtatgccggcggagcaccaagggtggacggagcggaccagggcatgggccatgcttgaacaagccccgtccaaggatcatgaggaggccgccatgcaaccgcagatggagcactggtgggtggtgcaggactcggtgctggtgatgtcgtaggcggaaccgaacgagtcgacggcggcctgtagatagggtttttgccgcggttgttcggactaggacgccagcctgggggcggttgaacagatgacgatgcggacggcccggcggcaggagccggcctggaaggcggcgctggtgtagacggcagaggaggatgagccgcagcatgaaagaccttggggcgagagtccttgcgagcttgtgtttccgccgcgagttgtagcaaggaacgaacttcagcgaaggtaggagggggccatatcatcggtatgaacgaggcttgcttgtcaaagtcttcgctgaggccgacaacgatgatattgattagctgtgagtcgctaactgtatcgccgagttcgcggagctcatcaccaatggtcttaacgcgctggtagaacaggttcaccggggcgtctccttgcaccatattgcgaagctcggtgtggagagcgtttttccgagtgtcggtgttgctttggaagagctgacggagggagtgccagatgttggcagcagtggcgccgtcgtgatcgagcatgttgaagatttcggtggtgatgcgggtgtagaaccactggacgatcgcgagatcgtctttcaaccattgcggatcgtcggggcggggaagacagttggcggcgacatgcgagcgcaggttgcagcggccgaggtggagatcgaagagatgtctccaatgatagtagttgtgggcggcgagatcaagaactatggggatgtaggggctgacgtcggagattgtgtcagcaagagatattggtgcggcgaggatgggtgcagggtagttttgtggagctatggtgagggccgagagagaagcggccgcggcgttggcagccttggcgatgagtgcggcccggcgctcgaagtagccgggcggcggcagcggcggtggcgttggcggagccataccctaaaccctgggaccggtatctgataccatgaaagctgaataaaactgttgcttattgatgatttggtgcggcatacaagagtatataagagggtacaaaccgacttagggtaggggtacaaaactgacttggactagaagtcgtataccataatgactactctaacataaAAGAATAAACAATTTGAAAGAAAAATCATGATTTCACACTCCTAGAGCAAATTAATCTATACCAAACTACGAGTAAATACATTTCAGAACAGCTGACTGAATATCGTCGGGTCCAAATTGCTTTTTATTCAGAGTTTGAAAAATCTTGAACAAAAAGAGAGGGCAAGCTAGAGACTGAATTCGATGTTTGAAAAGTAACTGAGATTACTGTTTTGCGGTACAGATAAAGTTTGGTGATGGAGATGAAGATCATCAGAACACCGTAGAAAGCGTTAAAACATTATTGGAACACAAATTGCAACTGGAAATCACAGCGAGTGACTAAAACTCGGATGTTTCTACAGGCACTTTCTCTGGAACTCATTCATGTCTTCTCTTTTTATATCATCATCAGCGGAGTGCTCCCAGGAAATTCAGGCTGAGGATGAGGCACAGCCTGCACTGCATGGAGATAGGAACAGAAACTCCGTGTCATTGAAATCATGGAGCAAACTGGATAAAGAAAAAATTATACAAAGCGAGTACAAGGTAAGTAACTTACTCATATTGAATCGACCGACTCAGCAACCCATCACCGCACACAGAATCCAGCTGTGACCATTGTATGGGCGTGTGGCAACCAAATTCCACAGAGGTGGTTGCCCATCCGGGGTCCATGAATGAAGCTCACCCACCTTTTCATCACTAAAATTGTTTGGAGGCCCAATAACAATCAGCCGGTCACCACAAGCTCGGAAACCCATGTCCCAGCCTTCTTTCTTCTTAGACCGTACAGGCAATTTTCCAAGAGTGATCCACTTGTTGTCCAGCTTATCATACTGCTTCAAATCATTATTCTCACTGTAATCAGCGGCATAAAGCTCATTGTTCACAACTGCAAGGAGCGGAGGACCACCCAACCGATCAAGGTTGAGTTCCTGAGACATGTTGTCGATGACCCTCCATGACCGCCGGTTCAGGTCATACTCCTCACCGCATGTCAATAGCTCGTGGCTACTGCTAAGACCACCGATCACATAGAACTTGCCGTCCATGAACGCGCCAGAGCATCCGTACCTAGCCCTATTCATGCCGGGAAGGGGTGTCCAGGTATGTGCCTCCGAGTCATACATCTCTGCGGAGCTCAATACATTAATAAGAGAAGAATCAACGCCTCCCGCGACATACGCCTTTTCACCGGCACTTGCTGACCCAAAGAAGCGCCGCGGGGTGTTCATCGCATCAGCCAGCCCTGTCCATGAATTGGTAAGGATGCTATATCTCAAGGCAACCCTTCCGCAGTCCCCAAACACCAGCAGCTCGGTTCCTACGGCAAGCGACTCCCAGAAGTACCTTTCAGCCGGTGGCATCTTGGGCACGTGGATCCAGCGCCCAGTGGACGGGTCATAAGCCTCCCACTCCGGAGGATCAGTACCGCAAGAGAGGTAGATCCAGTGCTCTGCGACCCCGTTCTTGCGACGCAGGCGGTAGATGTCCCCGTTGCGAACCACGGAATTGAGGTCGCGGTTCAGAGAGGCGATGGCGGCATATTCCCACCTGGAGAGGCGGTGGAGGCAATAGATGAAGAGGTCACGACCTATCACACCAATGGTATTGCTCCACGAGACCACATCCTGCTGCTCTCCACCCTCCTCTACACCTGAAAAATGTCAACAGTTCATTGTTTTGCTAATTCGTAAAATTTCTACGAGTAATTTATTAGAACTCGTGTTCACTAACTAGAAAGCATACCTGGAGGATGCAGGCGCGAACAAGACTCCGGTGACCTCCATGATATCCTGATTACAACAACCATTTAGACCATGTAGAGTCAAATCAGGTTAAATTGAATAACTGAAGAGTTACTACCTTTTATCATCATCTGATTGTTGTTTCTGTACTGTGCTTTCCTCACAATAGGAACCAGAGTCAACTAATTGCACGCTGATTACAGGATTGCCCCGATGATTAATAACTACGCCAATCCTCGAGACATACTGCAGATCAACAGCTGCACCTCCAAATTTAGCAGAGACTTCTCTAAGGCCTGTCATATGGTCGATGCTGATTAATGCAGTACCATGTTGATATTGTTTCCACTGGTCAGGCACAGAATAAAGTTCAAGTCGTTGGTCCACCAGTGGGGGGATGGCGTCGAAAACGAGCCTGAGCTTCCAGAGATTAGGCATTGCGTCCGCCTCAAATCTTAGCCAAGCTATTCCACTCATGAACCTCAGCTTCAAGTACTTGAGAGCTGTGAATCCAGCAGCCGTGCCAAAGGTTATCTTAATAGCAGGTGACTTCTCCACATACAACGACAGAGCAGTGAGGGCAGGCAACCGTCCAAGAATATGGACATCATTTACTGAAAGTCCATCCACTGCAATCTTCAGAATGCATAGGTTGCCAAGTTGGATCTCCcacaaatgcatatcacaaaataTGACGGGGCTGTGCGGTGAGACCTCAACTCTCTGGACATGGTGGGTAAGTTTATCCAAAACCCACTTAAATCTTGCTTTTGAAGCATCACCATAGCTAACCGAGGATCCGTGAGCCACCAGTTTTACAGTTTTCAGGCTGTCATGTTCATACCTTAAGTAATCCAGAGCATACATGCTTCTCTTCAGACGGTCGGAATCTGAAGAAAGCGGTGTAGAAATGCAAAGATCCTGCAGGTGGTTCGGCCTGCAAAGGCTCATATCGTCACCAAGTGACCAATCCAGCAGATTTGTGTCAGGAGGAAGACTGAGGTGCAACAAGCGTGTGAGATATATTATGTCCCATGGAACATAAGTGCCTCTTGGTGTATCCATAACGTCCAATGTTTCCAAACACTGCAGCCCTCTCATACGGTTTGGAAGTTTTACGCAGACATCACAAACAATCTTCAGATATCGCAGATGGAAAAGTTCTGATACTCTAGAGAGGTCTATGGACAGGTCTTGGTCGCCATTATGATGGCCAGACAATTGAAGGTTCAGAACACGAACAAGCTTGAACTCTCCAATACAAGGCATACACTCTGATACTCCAAAAATTGCAAGCGTCCGTACTTGTGACTTTCTGATGTTTGCTGGTATCTTGGCATATTTTGCATCAccaagttggagagacagtcgatGGACCTTATGAGAAAGTGCCATATTCTTCCGATTGCAATCTACTATCACAAAGAAATTCTCTTCTGCAGACTTGTGTGCAATAAGATCATGCACCACGGCGTGAACTGTGCAGGATACCACCTCATTGTTGAAGTTGATAGACACAGGTTGGATGAATCTTCTATCAACAAGTTGATCGAAATACATTCCAGCAACTTCTTCCATATTTTGCCCTTCACTTGCAGCAAGAAACCCTTCAGCCACCCATTGCCTGACCAGGTCATGTTTGAAGATTATGGAGCCCTCTGAATACATGCCAAGTTGGAGCAAGCATGTCTTGAGGTAATGAGGAAGCCTGTGGTAGCTGAGGTTCAGTACTTGTCTCGTTCTTTCTGAAGTTGAATTTGATGACAAACAAGACACTAACGAATCATGTATGTGTGTCAATAAATCCACTGATACAAAAGGCTGGTTTGCTAAAAGACTAGCAATGCTGACGGTTGCTAGCGGTAAACCACCACATATTTCTACAATTTGGCTTGAAACTTGTTTCAATTCGTCAGGACAGTTACTTTCAGAACCAAAAAGCCTGTCAAAGAATAGCTTCCTTGAGTGATCATCATCCAAAGGATTCATCTCAAAAACTTGTTCTGGGTCATCGCTGCAACATGCTAATGCAACATATTCAATCTGTGTAGTTGTTATTATTCTGCTGCCTTGACTACCCTTGGGAAAAAGCTGATTAATAACATCCCATGCTGATGTATCCCACAaatcatcaacaacaactagaTACCTGCATGTCAAGAATGCACGCATGTCACATTTATGTGTCAGGCTAACAGTAACAACCTGAAGTTATGTATCAACCAGAATTTAACTTGAAGAGTTAAACTAATGGCCATTGAATCGACAGGCTTACTGAAGCTTTTCTAGCTTACTGAATCGAGGTTTTCTAGAATACCGTAAAGCTAGTCTGAAAAACATCCTTTTAGAAACTGACTTATTTTTGTGAAAAACGTAAAGAGCAACCTGTAGGGAAATAATATAATATACAGTGATTCCtgatatagtactactagtacatactGATGTGTACAACCTGTAGACAATTCCTGATACACTGATGCATACAACTAGTACATAGTATTTGGATGTGGAAAATAAAGTACCTTTTGCCATGTAGACAATTGCCGATATTTTCAGCAGTAATGCGAAGTTCATCAGAAGCGTCTTGGCTTGCTTGGGGCTGCTTCCGCTGTAATTGTGATAGCATGTCGTGGAAAAGCCTCTTCATATCAGGGTTTTTGGACACCCGGACGA
Protein-coding regions in this window:
- the LOC123164561 gene encoding disease resistance protein RGA5 produces the protein MYDPGGSSSSRPHGKEKLQPEVVLYTASASASCRRVRTSAESYALRALLRGYGVAVDVRSVSTSNAHRCKLKSLLAARGCPFSLPQLLVGGRLVGGPDQVRQLHQAGGLRPLLDGAPRPSTAFVCQACKRVGSEPCEDCSESRNNKMVDPVSGITEEKGEKEERVVLFYPTQDVSMGGRGREMDASFGVSLGAMSPLLKKLDMMLGPHGCKLTKGVNDRSQLLKDDLEEIAAYLEDLLEVEDPPMTAKCWMKEARELSYDIQDCIDNFMPPESLGYKSDHKMTHVKIPKRLKWQKQIEYAAPDVSGHVISKIIRVDVIRAPRKLKLYQQMVEKVSEFRIYAREAIRRYERYQLHSCSTSAARRFSAIGPIMPMPPLPCEKTCSGLVIDGRMSKFINSLANDADQQLKVVSIHGFGCLGKTMLAKVLYNKIGRKFHCRAFVRVSKNPDMKRLFHDMLSQLQRKQPQASQDASDELRITAENIGNCLHGKRYLVVVDDLWDTSAWDVINQLFPKGSQGSRIITTTQIEYVALACCSDDPEQVFEMNPLDDDHSRKLFFDRLFGSESNCPDELKQVSSQIVEICGGLPLATVSIASLLANQPFVSVDLLTHIHDSLVSCLSSNSTSERTRQVLNLSYHRLPHYLKTCLLQLGMYSEGSIIFKHDLVRQWVAEGFLAASEGQNMEEVAGMYFDQLVDRRFIQPVSINFNNEVVSCTVHAVVHDLIAHKSAEENFFVIVDCNRKNMALSHKVHRLSLQLGDAKYAKIPANIRKSQVRTLAIFGVSECMPCIGEFKLVRVLNLQLSGHHNGDQDLSIDLSRVSELFHLRYLKIVCDVCVKLPNRMRGLQCLETLDVMDTPRGTYVPWDIIYLTRLLHLSLPPDTNLLDWSLGDDMSLCRPNHLQDLCISTPLSSDSDRLKRSMYALDYLRYEHDSLKTVKLVAHGSSVSYGDASKARFKWVLDKLTHHVQRVEVSPHSPVIFCDMHLWEIQLGNLCILKIAVDGLSVNDVHILGRLPALTALSLYVEKSPAIKITFGTAAGFTALKYLKLRFMSGIAWLRFEADAMPNLWKLRLVFDAIPPLVDQRLELYSVPDQWKQYQHGTALISIDHMTGLREVSAKFGGAAVDLQYVSRIGVVINHRGNPVISVQLVDSGSYCEESTVQKQQSDDDKRISWRSPESCSRLHPPGVEEGGEQQDVVSWSNTIGVIGRDLFIYCLHRLSRWEYAAIASLNRDLNSVVRNGDIYRLRRKNGVAEHWIYLSCGTDPPEWEAYDPSTGRWIHVPKMPPAERYFWESLAVGTELLVFGDCGRVALRYSILTNSWTGLADAMNTPRRFFGSASAGEKAYVAGGVDSSLINVLSSAEMYDSEAHTWTPLPGMNRARYGCSGAFMDGKFYVIGGLSSSHELLTCGEEYDLNRRSWRVIDNMSQELNLDRLGGPPLLAVVNNELYAADYSENNDLKQYDKLDNKWITLGKLPVRSKKKEGWDMGFRACGDRLIVIGPPNNFSDEKVGELHSWTPDGQPPLWNLVATRPYNGHSWILCAVMGC